The genomic interval ttatagaggttcaacccCCTTAGATAggaggtaatgacctactccccttttagttgtattgatactGAAGGAAAATATTATTCAGATTACTATAGGTGGGATTTGATATAGCTCCCTTAAGGATACAAAATAGGAATCAAGATGGCAAATCTCAAGCATTGAGAACGCTATATGGggcgtgagagagagagagagagagagagagagagagagagagagagagagagagagagagagagagagagagagagagagagagagagagagagagagagagagagagagagagagagagagagatcaaaCTTAGAGATTTAAGCTTAGAGCTTGGAGGCTAGAATTAGACTTCTGTTTCCTAGGTTAGAGTTAAGACCTTTATATAGGAAAGCCTAAACCGTAATTTACAACTGAAACCCTTAGATTTTTGTATATTAAATTAGTTAAttacaaaagactaaaatgcccttaaatGTAGATATTTTCCAGCTGTTTTATTGGGCTGTTAGGGCCCAATTCGTAGCCCAACTCGCAATCCACGTAGAAAATTCGTACAGAATATCTTGCCAAGCCCTTTTTTGACTGACCAGACACCTGCAGGAAGTAGGCTGGCTAGCCATATGTTGTCGAAAGGCTGGCCGGCCAACTTCTATGAGGAAGTTGGTCTATCCCTTGATGTCCTGTTTGAGTGTCGGGATCCCTGTTGGCTGAGTGACTTGGCCTTCTTGTTGGTGAGCTGTGTTGTCATATGGCACTAATTTTGTCCATGTAAGCAATGGCACATCAAGTGGGCAAAAATTAAGataacaactttttttttcatatatttttttatatcatgtataattttttctaataaaatttatataattttttttatcataatatctaaaatatatttatttgataagtgtattttttaagaatatgcaaagaaagattatttttttcaatttaagatatatattttacatgtaaaaaaatatatattagggGGCTTTTACAATGCACCCCTAAAATAGGTGTATTGATGCACCTCTATTTGTTTCAACATTCAGAAGAAttatttagtctatttttttatagtcgtgtatgttatagttatataagatattttgcaaacttttgagaaatttaaaataatttacaatagaAAGCAATGTTCAAATAGTTTATTTCAcacgtgtataaaataaaaaagtcacgCGTGAAACAGACAGTTTAACCCTATTTTTAGCGTGTTAGATTTTTCTGAATTACTTAACATCTTCTAGGATGTCGTAAATAACTATGATGTACACgatcataaaaatattaaaccagAAAAGTCTCTCGAATGTCCAAATAGATAGGAGTGCATTGGTACTCCCTTTAggaggtgcattgtagaattttctatattttatataaaataaaattattaaaatagagtAACTTTATTTGAACCCCATTAAGTACGCCCTgatattaaaaaagaataagttgaaaataatttttaaaaattcctctaaatatttttgttttaaaaaaaagttcacATTATGTTGTGTTAGTTTTAatacttattttatatttatatttttgtttaaaattatgtatatatttttattttttttctaataaaatttcatataattatttttttttaattttttatcataatatttataatataatttttttttaatatgtatattttttaagaatataaattagaagaatttttttttttaaaaaataatgtaaattaaagatatatattttatgaaaaacaaaattgttaaaatgctgtatttttataaattttttaaatgtaaatatttgtaCCCTGAAAACTAATAAATACAAATActctattttaatatttttgttttacataaaatatatatctttaataTATTAGTTTTGATCCccaatttatattcttaaataggatataaaacaaaagtaaaatatattttaaatattataacaaaaaaaaattatgtgaaattttatcaaaaaaaaaattatatatgattttctttaaaaataaatatgaaaatataatcaaaataagtattgaaattaaagtaaaataatttgagaagaaaattaaaaaaaattaagagtaatttttaaaaattatattaaacttaatttttgtAAGGATTAAGGTGTACTTATCTTGTGGTTATAGACATAGTTTAgtgattataaatttttttctcGGAGAGGTTCCAAGTTTGAATCCTCCTTTCTCAATgtcagaaaaaataatttttttacttttacactttaaaatatttttttcttgtatttttacggaaatCCATATAAAAACTCACATAGCAACTAACGGGGTAACTTAAATCGCATCTAAAATTCACATATAAACTATCGGAGCAACCTAaactataaattaaaaaaatatataaaaatagtatataacataggaaaattctataatgcaccccTTAAAAGAAATATACCGATATATCTCTATCCGTTTTAGTACTCGAAATAATTTtctagtcaaattttttctcatggtcatgtaaattatatttatttaagacatcttgcaaaattttaagaaattcgaaaatatttaacacGTTGAAAATTACGTTAAAGCAGTATGTTGTatgcgtgactattttattgtaaaataaactgtttgaacattgttatatgaaaaaaatttggCTAAAAAAATTCTTCTGAAAGCCAAAACAATTAAAAGTTGTATGAGTACATAACTTTTAAAAGGTGCAttataaaagggaaatttgacaatATATGCTTAAATATAGCATATATTGTTTTAATAtactatgtaaaaaaaaattaaaaaaatactctcCAATTAATTATAATCCCAACTTTACCCTCCCCATTTCAAACTTTCACTCTCCCTCTAACTCTCAGttttctcactctctctctctctctctctctctctctcgttctcACGCAAACCAGACAACCCATACCCCAGTCACCGGACCACCCCTCACTCACCGGACCACCCACGACACCCACCCCTCACGCAAACCAGACAGCCCTCACCCCACTCACGGACCACCCCCTCACCACCCGACCCCAGCATCCAGAGGAAATCGCGAAACCCATCTCAGACGACATCGCGAACTCTTCGAAGAAGAAATCGTGAAACCCCAGACGAGATCGAGAAACCCCCATTCGCGACACCCCCAAACGAAACCCAGATCCAAAACCTTAAAAAAAGGTATTTTTCTAAACTTTTTTGTTGTTTCATTACTTTTTCTTCTGTTTGTGCTTCATTTTAAAGTAATGTAGTTAGTTTAGGTTCAATTTGTTTGATTTCGTTTGAATTTCAttgttttggtatattttctggTTTTTGTGCAAAATTTGCGACGTAGGGCGACTATGTTCACGACATAACGCGACATCGTCTAGAAAAAGTTAGGGATTTTCTGTTAAACGTCTTTTCACGACGTGTTGTCGACATACTAGCGACATAATTAGCGATATTGAATTTAGTACTTAGGTTTCATGATTTTTATCGACTTGTATGTGTGTTTGGCGACATGTTTTGCGATATATTAGCGATATATAACAGTTATACATAGGACTAGTTTTGCAGCCTCTTTTTTGTGTTTAGCGATTCATTAGCGATATATTAGCGACGTATTTGGCGATTTGATCAGGATTATATTTAGCGATGTATAGCGACATACAGCGACATGTTTCGCGACATAATTCTAACaaattttttgacaattttGCAGATGGCTCCTGAACTTAAACTTCCAATTACCTCTCATTTCACGGGACGTCTTACCTATCGGGGTACAGATAGGTTCAGATATATCAAGGCCAAGTTTACTGAGATGGATTTGGTTGAGACAGTGAAGGCTAGTCCTTTCGGACACTTTTGGGAAGCTGGAGAGTTAACTTTCTCTGGCGCGTTGGTCCACAGCCTCCTCTTACGAAAaatgaaagtggacacagaaaagGAGGATGAGGTTTGGTTTCATGTAGGGAGAAATGACATGAGATTCGGACGGATAGAGTTTGGACTCATTACTGGCTTACCTATGGGTAGTGCCCCTACGGAGGAGGAAATACACGCCAAGTCCAACGACCATCTAGTTCGGACTTATTTTGAAGGGAAGAGTTCTGTTCAGTTGGACTCCCTTATGATCCAACTTGAGAGGTGCGAAGATAAAGATGATGCCTACAAGCTTGGACTGATCGCTTTCATTGAAGGTGTATTAGTATCAAAGGAGGGCAATGTCCAAGTTTGGCCTGAGATGTTGAAGTTTGTTAACGATCTCGACTTCTTCTTTAAGTATCCGTGGGGCGAGCGCGCTTTTCGTAAGCTGATGGAGACATTAGGAAAGAATATGCAACATTACAAGGATAATGTTGACAAGAAGAAGGGGAAGAAGATTGCTCAGGAGGCAAAGTACACAGTTAGTGGCTATGTACCTGCCTTTCAGTACTGGGCATACGAAGCAATTGAGAAGTTGGGGAAGAAGTATGCCCACTGCAACGGGACCAAGTTCCCCAGAATGTTGAGCTGGAAAACACCGGAGGGCCAGCGGAAACAAGATGTCAAGGCAACCGACATTGCACTGTTATTCAACAGTCGGGTATGTTTCTTTACTGTtctgtattttatttaaatttattgaaAATGAACATTCGCGACATTGTTAGCGATATGTTAGCGACATTATGCGATGTCGCAAAAGAAGTGGCTGTATCGCTTATCGCGACATATGTCGCGACGTGTTATCGACATGTAGCGACATTGTGCTTCTTTTTTCAATTATCATAATTTTTGACTTCTTTTAACagtttttaattattctgtgttttcttttttgtttcagTTGGTGGTGAAGAAGTGCTTGTTTCCCCGGCCCAGTGAAGAGGCATACTTCAAGAGTATTAATGAGGGTAGAGCCCCTCTTTGCTTTGAGATGGACGTAGAACAGACGGTGGACGTTGATGGTACACAAGAGTCTGTGTTTGAAACTCAAGCGAAGACCATCAACGAGGCCGTGACAAAGGCAAATTTAGTTCCACCACCACCGGCACCTGAAGTACACGAGCCATCTACTTCAGCAGGTCCTTCTGCTCCAACCAGTACAACTGTGGATACTGACCTTGTAAAGAGGTTGGATAGCATTGAGGCCCGGCTAGAGAAGCTTGAGTCCCAAGAAGAAGCGCGTCATGTTGGCACGTACGGGGGTTAGTAAATAGCCATCTCAGTATGAGGCGGTCCTTCACAGAGAGTCAGAAAGATCTGAAGGAGACTCTACTGGCTAAGATGGACGAGTTGATGGCTATGGTAAAAGGAGCGCCCACACCTGCAGAGCCCACACCTGCACCGCAAAATGAGGAACAACAGGCGAGTGATAACGAAGATGTCTTCCCAGAAGATTGGGAAGCAGATGATAACGAGGCACCGTCAACTCCATTGGACGCAATCATCACGGCCATTGGGGATACACAATCACAGGACGAAGTCCTACTTCTACCTGCACCCCCAGAAAATGTGCCATTTGTGAGGAAGAGGAAGCCGCCAACGTACTTGAACGACTACACTGCGGAAAAGAAAAAGAGGCGAGTTCTTCCAGAGAACGTAGACCCGGAGAGACCAGCAGACCGTAGATTGCTTCGTACGTTCAAGAGGTGGTTGATTGGAGACATTCCCAATGCTCGACCTAGGAATGTGCACACCGGTGTTGGCGATGTGAAGTTCTTCACAGTTCTGTTTCTTAGGTCAGAGTGGCTTCACGATGGGGTAAGTATTTAatcattaattagtatttttcattttttttgcaACATTTTATTGTATTGTCGATGTGTTAGCGACAATGTAGCGACATTTTCGCGACATTGTTGCTGACACAGAAGTGTTTTTCTTTCTGTTGAATTTGTCGACATTTCGCGACATTGTCACGACATTCTCGCGACATGGTCGCGTTTTTTCCACGTTCTGTTTAACGACATGTCGCGACATTGTCACGACATTGTCGCGACATAAGGCAAATTTATTTAACGACAATCTTCGCGACATTTCGCGACTTTATTTACGACATTACAtaatcttctcttttttttatgcAGCACATAGATGCCATATCACACTTGATGAGGAGGAGACGCCATCATTTTCCAGAGTTGTACCCTCAGCCAGGTGTGATTCTGGACACAACACTTCCACAATTCCTCATAGGCATTTGGAGCTGCCCGGAATTCTTCAGTCACGTTGTTAAGGCTTTCTGCAGCGTTGTTTGTCATGATGTTGTACCTGTCTCCTAGACAATAAGGACGAGCCCATTTTTCTAATCCTATATTGTCAACATAAGCAGCGATGGGAGGATCCATCTGTCGGAGCACCTGCAAATGTCTATCACATTCCCtcttcgaccatgcgtaagcGGCCAACCATATTTGCGTGTTACACACatcagtcttgaacttgtgggTGACATTCATAGAAATATGTTTGTAGCATGCACAATGGCATGCTTCGGGGAAAATAACCTCGACAGCatgttcaatgctttgatgcctatccgataCAAACACTAAGTTTTCAACCTCCCCAATCGCTTCCTTTAACTTTTGCAAGAAATACTTCCAAGAGTCATGATTCTCGCTGTCAACAATTGCAAAGGCAATCGGAAACAGTTGGTTATTTGCATCGTACGCTACAGCAACTAGCATTGTGCCCCCAAACCTTGTCTTCAAGAACGTGCCGTCGATACTAATCACAGGACGACAAAACTTAAATCCCCTCCTACAAGCAGCCAGTGACCAGAAACAGTACTTGAACCTGTTATCCTCTGTGATAATGTCTGTAATAGTACCTGGATTCTTCTCGTTCCAAAGCACGTAAAAGTAACCGTAATCGACTATAAGCTGCTGCTGGCGTACCCCTAGAATACAAAAGTCCCTTCTCTCGGCACCTCCAAGCCTTCTCATAGCTCATCTTGATCCCATACTCCTGAAACATATCCCTTTGTATGTCTTTAGCTTTGTACTTAGTTCCATCTGATTTGAACTTGTTCTTAATGAGGTGGCCAACAACCCACGGTGCCGCTTCGACGGTTATCGGCATGTCTAGAATCCAAAGCTACATGTGTGTTCGTTGTGGAATACAAGATAACCTCGAAACATGTCACAACGTGCCCTCTTCCTCCCCCTCACTCTCCATTTGCAATCTGAACCCCTGCAAGTTGCATAAAAAACATCGGTCCCAGACTTCTTCACCATGAACTCAAAATTCATTTTCAATGCAAACCTTCCAACCACATTTTTCAATTCAGTCTTATTTGTATACAGCTTGCCAACATATATTTCCCCTGAATGTGTACCAGTAAAAGAAGTTGTATAAACATTATTTTCCTCTATGTCTTCCCTTGTCCACACAATAGGTTTGAATTTTGTACAAACTTCAAAATCAGATGGTACAGTACTACGAGGAGGACACAGGCGGTTGCTACTGGTGCACAGTGTTTCGTGATTTTCACTCCGAGGGGTTCTTCTTTCTTGGTCTTTCCTTTGCTCCCTTGGACGTGGTGGAGATGGTGGAGGTAGTTCTAACCTTAAAGAAGGTACTTCTATAGGTTCATGAACTTCCAACTCCGCATCACCATCCTCGTTCAAATCTACTATAGGATCATTGTTGTAAAATGCACCATCAAACTCATTGAATCCGGTCAAATCCATAGTCAACCCTATTATCCTCCTCTATATTAGTAGGGGCCTCGCTCATTCATCCCTACCGAGTTTTGGATCTCGTTTCGGGACAAAACTCCCAACAACACTTCGTGGGAGGGTAGTTGGCGGAGTAGGCCCCAACAGCGCATGCCTTTTAACCTTAGTCACAAACAAGGTGGCGAAGTTCTCCACACTCATTTTTGCCTTCATTCTTAAGAACAATCTTACTTGACTATCTTTCACTAAAACTTCTGGCGGTATCATATTGCCTTTCATGTACATATAACACACCTCTATTTTCAGTTCATACACAATAGGGTCTATATCCAATTCTTCATACAAAATATCATTCATCTTTTCTAAAGTAGTGTCAACCTCAAACATTAACATCTTACTTTTGGGATTATTGAAAATCCAGTTGAAACCTTCAACTGCCCAAGCCCCATCATATAGTACAACTACAAACACATTCGAATCTGCAAACCAAAATGACCACAAATTATAACAAACCAATATGTCGCAAGATATCGCTAACCTATCGCTACTTATCGCGAACCAATCACAAAAAAAGTATGTCGATAAACGTCGCGAACTTGTCGTGAAAACTAAATATATCCACAATATAACACAATAATTCTATGTGTCGCGAAGTGTGTCGCGACATGTCGACATATGTCGCTAAAAGTCATCCCTAACCTCTAGCCTGCCAGTGATCGCTAAATGTCGCTAACATGTCGACACATATCgctaaaaatgcaaaaaaaccAGTAAAGTCGCAGACTTGCTGCATTTCGTGTTTCATTGACAAAGGGTGTCAAAAGGGTGCATAAAAACCACGGATATGTGTAGATCTATTACTTTCAACATAAATACATCTAAATCAAACAATAATTACTAAAGAAATTACATACCCATTATTGTTTAAAGGAATGACTTTCTTAGAGCTTTGGTTGGGTTTCAAGTTCCCTTTGAGTAAGTCGGCCGAACACTAGCTCCGGTGGTGGCAATGTGTGTattgtagagagagagagagagagagagagagagagagagagagagagagagagagagagaaatccgagagatggagagagagaaagtgttatgattttatttgttttaggggtaaaattgtaaGGTATAAATGTTTTAAGTATAGTTTTCATAATATAAAGAATGCTAGCATAGTTTTAGTGTACTCTTTATTTTTAAGCATATAttgtcaaatttcccttataaAATTACCCTACAACATAATTCTCCCCAAAAAAAATGTAAGGTGCAAATAAAACTCCCAGACTTAAAAAATCTGTTGAAATAAGGTATCGAAAGACGAAAATACCCTCTCTTCTAAAGGCGGGAGAGATTGGAGCCAGTCAACCACACAAGCCACAACAAAGGATCCGAAACATGTGGTTACCAGTTAACGGTCGAGTGAACTCACCTTCTTTTAGCTTCTAAAACCACCCGACTCACTATCCGAgtcaaaagaaagaaatatcTGTTTGTACAGTGCTGTTACTGTAGTCTACTACCACACTCTCTCTCGCCTTACTCCATGGTTACTTGCAAGCCTTCAAACTTCAACTTTGGAACTCTTCCTCTCCAATTCGCCGCCATACCAATTCCTAGAAATGTACAACTCTCCCCAGGAGGACACACCGCTCGCACCATCAATTTCATGGTGTTTTCCTCCAAATGGAACGGCTCTGTCACTCAATATTCTTCCAACAACAAAGGAAACCAAAACATGAAGAGCCAGAGGAAGCGAGAAGAgaaggaagaaaaagaagaagaagtagaAGGGGAAAATGACGAAGAGGATGATGGGAAAAAGACAAATGTGCATTGCGAAGTAGAAGTGGTTTCATGGAGAGAACGCAGAATCAAGGCCGAAACTCTTGTCCATGCCGATGTCGAATCGGTCTGGAATGCTCTCACCGATTACGAACGCTTAGCCGATTTCGTTCCTAATTTAGTCTCCaggttttatatttatatatattcatttacTGCTCATTTGCATTGAATAGAACAGTTTTTGAGCAAGTGGTGTGTGGTTGATTGATTGTGGTGTTAAAATTGACAGTGGGAGAATTCCGTGCCCATATCCAGGGCGAATATGGTTGGAACAAAGAGGTTTTCAAAGGGCACTCTATTGGCATATTGAAGCTCGGGTTGTTTTGGACCTTCAAGAGATTATCAATTCAGTAATCATCTAAATCCTCACAAGTTATAACCTTACAATTTGGTCAGCTTCACGATTCAACTTACACCCATGTGGGTTATATCACATTTATTGTATGCGTATCACATCTAtatctataatatatatttaaatacatAGATTGCTATCTTTTAGTTTTCATCATTTTTAGTTTGTTTGCCTATGtaatttctcttttaaatttctttttcagGATTTTGATCGTGTTCTTCTTTTTTCTATGGTCGATGGGGACTTCAAAAAGTTTGAAGGCCAATGGTCTGTAAGATGTGGTACCAGGTACTATTTGGATGTAATGCTCTCAAAAATATTAATGATAATGAGAACTTTAAGCATGTTGGCAATGCCTTTATTTGGAATTGAACAAGTTGATTGAATACATAGTAAGGTTGTCACTATATGCTGGAGTATGTTAGATTTTGTTGACCCTCTGAATTGGGAATAATGATTGACATTAATGAATAGCGATACCAAAATACCGAAGACAAAAAACAAGCTAAAATGCTGATTAGTGATTAATATTTTGGGGTGCAATCATTTAATACGGACCTTAGCATAAATTACCTTTCTTTTCAATAAACGTCACAACTATTGATATTATGGGCAATCTAGCTTTGCCTACTTGGTTCTTTGCAGGCCCTTTAAGTGTTCTAACAGTTTGTTACTAATATGTCATGTTCATTTAAATATTTGTGTAATGTATTGTGTTCTAATTTTCTTGTCTATTGATTACTGCAGATCATCTACGGCTATTTTATCATATGAAGTTAATGTGATACCAAGATTCAACTTTCCTGCTATTTTCTTGGAACGAATCATTAGATCAGATCTTCCTGTTAATCTTCGAGCCTTGGCTTGTAAAGCCGAAAAAAGTTTTGGAGGGAATCAGAACATGGCACTTACTGAGAACTCCTTCACTCAAAGTTCTACAAGTGTTAGTAGTTCACTGAAACTGAATGTCGATAATCTCTTGAATGGAAAGGATAATATATCATCTGCAGAGCTCAAAGAGGGATTCTTAACCTCTAATGTTGGTCCTTTGACCCCTTCTTTTAGTGACTCAAACAGTAAATTGGGCATATTAGGAAAAGCTTGCAGCCTTGATAGGCATGGCTTGGTGGATGAGGTTCATCTTCGTAGATTTGATGGTTTATTGGTACCTTTGGCCCCAAACTACTCTTCTTACTGTTTATTTATTCCTGTTGAGATTCTTTCTTCATGTTGTTGACAAAACAATCTTGAATGAAGGAAAATGGAGGTGTCCATCGATGTGTGGTGGCTAGTATAACAGTTAAAGCTCCTGTTCGTGAAGTATGGAATGTTTTGACTGCGTATGAAAGTCTTCCCGAGTAAGTAATATCTATCTGTCCTTAAGTATATCAAATTTTTCCTGGACCATTTCTTTGGAAGTGATCATGACTGCTTCCTTCTATTtcatgtatatttttaaaagacTTCTGTTTTCACCTGCTTATGTAGAATGTGAAATAGAAATTAAGTTAAACTTCCATGGTTTGTTAAGCAGACAACACTTGATTATTCATGTGATGGAGAAATGTAGAGTCAGAAGCTTTGAACGTCAAATAACATGATTACCTATATGTTAGACACTTGGTTCGCTTCATTTATGCTAGGAGAAGTAAAAGGTGTTTAGTATATTTATTGTGTGTTTATTGTTAGCTTTTGGTTTGGCTTGGTGAGTGTGTGAGTGCTATATATATGTGTTGAGTGTTGTAGTGGGTATGCTTGAACTAGTTGTTTGTTTCAGCATCAATAGGAGAGGCCCAGGCTCTCGAAACCTGTGGAGTTGTGATTGTGTGAATCATATTTCGTCAATACAAGTTTTTCTTTTCTCATCTTTTTTCACTACTGGAACACATATTATTCCTATTACTATTATAATATACTGTTGTATTTGTTAGTAACCTGACAGCAACAGTTTGGATCATATCACTATAGGTCTAGAAAGTGAAAAAACTTTTACAGTTGATAAGGTTGATCATATTTGTGTAATAAAGGTGAACGAAGAAAGAAACACAACGAAGACCAAACTGTGATTtcaatttgtaatttttgtattatttattttattttaaaacaggAAAAGAAATGAGAATTCTGGTTTTGAAAATGAAAGGTTAACAGGCTTACAAATGAACTCGGTGATTAGTGATTAGTTACATACTCTGCTAGGAACATAGACAAAATGCTTCAGAAATAGTGTTTCACATGAAATGTTGCTAAAAGAGAGATTATAGTGCAGCATTCGATATATTCGTTGATTGATGGTTGGTTACACTGTGAGGTCAATATATTTTTACCTTAAGACAATCTAATTTCTCCACATATGCAGCTTTtccttgttaaaaaaaaaaataatggcaCTAAGAATGGTTTCCCTTGTGAATGCCTAGCACCAACTCAGTTTTTGGTTCAATTAGCTGATTTCATTGCTCTCTTTATGCTATTCAATCGCGGGATTCTACTTGAAAGCTTCCTGCACTTTTATTTGGATGTGTTACTGGTTTCTGCTTGAATAAATAATGTTGGAATTTGCACACACGCTGAAATGTAACATTTTAGTCTAAAAGATGCAATTCTGGATTGTTCATTGGCCATATTTTTTTACTAGTCTTGCACACATTTGTTTCTCTGCTTCAATTTGTACTCCTGATTAATCTTCATATAATGTTCCTTTCCTTCAATATAAATGGAAAAACAAAACGGTATGTCAGTGGTAGTTTTGGTCCCAACATTAAGTGTCCCTGGAGTATGAATAAATGCTGATTTAGTTTATATAAGGAAGCAGAGAATTTCACGCTTATTAGGAAAATGTGTCTTGAGTGTTTTCATTTAGAAACCTATGCCCTTATTAATAACTTCTACAATTTGCAATTGGCAAATGTTTGTCAATTTGAGTGCCATCAGTTTTAAGCCTCAGTCTACTTGCTTGATATTTCAAATGTGTAGATAACAGTTCTCAAATCTTAAATTTATATGGTGAGTGTTCCTTATAGTTTCATAAATATTGACATTTATTACAAATACAAATATGTTTCTTAACTCATTTTTTATCCTTCAATGATAGCATCATAGGTTTGTAGTTCTATCAACAACActggtaattttaattttaggggAGTTTAATTTCCTGTGCTTTCAGAAGTACCTCTTTGTACATTTTCACATATTATATTCCATAAAACGATTTACTGAACTAAGAGAATAGAAGGAAATTCTATTAATGtttgtaatatttttctttaattctgCATATTTTATTCATGAAATTGATCATGCAGGATAGTTCCAAATTTAGCAATTAGCAGGATAGTGTCAAGAGATAACAACAAAGTTCGCATTCTTCAGGTACTCATAAAATGCTGTacaaataattttattgtctGCATAATTATTTTCATTTGTAGGATTTCTATACACAGGCTCTACATGATTATGCTGTTTTAAGTTGACATAATAAGAATTTTTGTCCGACAAATTTCTTTTGGGATGCATTTCTTCACTAATGGTTAGATTGAGAAAAATGGTTTAGCTTTTACTGTAGATG from Cannabis sativa cultivar Pink pepper isolate KNU-18-1 chromosome 4, ASM2916894v1, whole genome shotgun sequence carries:
- the LOC115714200 gene encoding uncharacterized protein LOC115714200, which codes for MVTCKPSNFNFGTLPLQFAAIPIPRNVQLSPGGHTARTINFMVFSSKWNGSVTQYSSNNKGNQNMKSQRKREEKEEKEEEVEGENDEEDDGKKTNVHCEVEVVSWRERRIKAETLVHADVESVWNALTDYERLADFVPNLVSSGRIPCPYPGRIWLEQRGFQRALYWHIEARVVLDLQEIINSDFDRVLLFSMVDGDFKKFEGQWSVRCGTRSSTAILSYEVNVIPRFNFPAIFLERIIRSDLPVNLRALACKAEKSFGGNQNMALTENSFTQSSTSVSSSLKLNVDNLLNGKDNISSAELKEGFLTSNVGPLTPSFSDSNSKLGILGKACSLDRHGLVDEVHLRRFDGLLENGGVHRCVVASITVKAPVREVWNVLTAYESLPEIVPNLAISRIVSRDNNKVRILQEGCKGLLYMVLHARVVLDLCESHEQEISFEQVEGDFDSFQGKWLLEQLGSHHTLLKYTVESKMHKDTFLSEAIMEEVIYEDLPSNLCAIRDYVEKREAARSSVTHDQGTCLEEQISSSNIDSDDNMGPIADKISDCSCQSSSRQRPRVPGLQRDIEILKAELLKFISEHGQEGFMPMRKQLRLHGRVDIEKAITRMGGFRRIASLMDLSLAYKNRKPKGYWENLENLQEEIDRFQRSWGMDPSFMPSRKTFERAGRYDIARALEKWGGLHEVSRLLSLKVRHPNRQTNLAREKKSDNGATSPVDEKNKASSNPYISQDTQKWISKLKHLDINWVE
- the LOC133037012 gene encoding uncharacterized protein LOC133037012, giving the protein MAPELKLPITSHFTGRLTYRGTDRFRYIKAKFTEMDLVETVKASPFGHFWEAGELTFSGALVHSLLLRKMKVDTEKEDEVWFHVGRNDMRFGRIEFGLITGLPMGSAPTEEEIHAKSNDHLVRTYFEGKSSVQLDSLMIQLERCEDKDDAYKLGLIAFIEGVLVSKEGNVQVWPEMLKFVNDLDFFFKYPWGERAFRKLMETLGKNMQHYKDNVDKKKGKKIAQEAKYTVSGYVPAFQYWAYEAIEKLGKKYAHCNGTKFPRMLSWKTPEGQRKQDVKATDIALLFNSRLVVKKCLFPRPSEEAYFKSINEGRAPLCFEMDVEQTVDVDGTQESVFETQAKTINEAVTKANLVPPPPAPEVHEPSTSAGPSAPTSTTVDTDLVKRLDSIEARLEKLESQEEARHVGTYGG
- the LOC133036525 gene encoding uncharacterized protein LOC133036525, which produces MRRSFTESQKDLKETLLAKMDELMAMVKGAPTPAEPTPAPQNEEQQASDNEDVFPEDWEADDNEAPSTPLDAIITAIGDTQSQDEVLLLPAPPENVPFVRKRKPPTYLNDYTAEKKKRRVLPENVDPERPADRRLLRTFKRWLIGDIPNARPRNVHTGVGDVKFFTVLFLRSEWLHDGHIDAISHLMRRRRHHFPELYPQPGVILDTTLPQFLIGIWSCPEFFSHVVKAFCSVVCHDVVPVS